The Panicum virgatum strain AP13 chromosome 5K, P.virgatum_v5, whole genome shotgun sequence genome has a window encoding:
- the LOC120708622 gene encoding scarecrow-like protein 9 → MVMDAGLHEPCALLPGPGSNKRDGHLPIYPQIAPAANRFTAEDLESLLFLPHDGIAAAAGAGGGYLNVAPTIVVPPASTYQASPPRDAAAAGGGGVGVGGYLNVASTTVVPPAPTNSGPPPGDAEAAAAPAAAGQPDDSEAFSDIVLGYINRMLMAEDIDDKYDHYPDHSALLAAEKPFLEILADQPASSGGSAVESPNGSSVTNSCNSLGSCSCGAAAADGFSALPTPALDLPSAAFLQPPQLYQDLSPESGVVDAGGPWPYDPTEFYQLQANPVAEAVLSQSPSFASLNCSGIASSDGFESLLSSSGVMTDVGLTDFGVHSQQAMHFCRGVEEASKFLPDESKLVIDLEKSASVASLVANVKEEKRFSEVKTEKDDVEAAIHRGKKHFYGDDLDAEEGRCSKHSAAAAIDPDHLVRDMMDKVLLCNGEMCSKGVRELREALQHDVGKHSHGGHGKESGHGKGRGKKQPKKEVIDLETLLIHCAQSVATDDRRGATELLKQIRQHASPNGDGDQRLAYCFANGLEARLAGNGSQIYKSVVMTRFPCTDVLKAYQLYLAACPFKKISHFFANQTIVNAVEKAKKVHIVDYGIYYGFQWPCLIQRLSTRPGGPPRLRITGIDTPQPGFRPAERIEETGRYLKDYAQTFNVPFEFQAIPSRFEAVKIEDLHIEKDELLIINCMFRFKTLMEESVVAESPRNMVLNTIRKMNPHMFIHGIMNGSYNAPFFVSRFREALFHYSAIFDMLETNIPRDNEQRLLIETALFGREAMNVISCEGLERMERPETYKQWQVRNQRAGFKQLPINQDIMKRAREKVRCYHKDFIIDEDNKWLLQGWKGRILMALSTWKPDHKSSQ, encoded by the coding sequence ATGGTCATGGACGCTGGCCTGCACGAGCCGTGCGCGCTGCTGCCGGGACCGGGATCCAACAAGCGCGACGGCCACCTGCCAATCTACCCCCAAATCGCCCCCGCCGCCAATCGGTTCACGGCGGAGGACCTCGAGTCGCTGCTGTTCCTGCCGCACGACGGGATCGCTGCCGCtgcgggggccggcggcggctaccTCAACGTCGCGCCTACTATCGTGGTCCCGCCCGCATCCACCTACCAGGCGTCGCCGCCGAGGGATGCCGccgctgcgggcggcggcggcgtcggcgtcggcggctaCCTGAATGTCGCGTCTACAACCGTGGTCCCGCCTGCACCCACCAacagcgggccgccgccgggggatgccgaggccgcggccgctccggcggcggccgggcagcCGGACGACTCGGAGGCGTTCTCGGACATCGTGCTGGGATACATCAACCGCATGCTCATGGCCGAGGACATCGACGATAAGTACGATCACTACCCGGACCActccgcgctgctcgccgccgagaAGCCGTTCCTCGAGATCCTCGCCGACCAGCCCGCGAGCTCGGGCGGGAGCGCGGTCGAGAGCCCCAACGGTAGCAGCGTCACCAACTCCTGCAACAGCCTCGGCTCCTGCAgctgcggtgcggcggcggctgatggCTTCAGCGCCTTGCCGACGCCGGCGCTCGACCTCCCCTCGGCGGCGTTCCTTCAGCCGCCGCAGCTGTATCAGGATTTGAGCCCTGAGAGCGGCGTGGTGGATGCTGGCGGCCCGTGGCCGTACGACCCGACGGAGTTCTATCAGCTGCAGGCCAACCCGGTGGCGGAGGCCGTGCTTTCGCAGTCGCCGTCGTTCGCGTCGTTGAACTGCAGCGGTATTGCATCATCAGACGGCTTTGAGTCGTTGTTGAGCTCGTCCGGTGTCATGACGGATGTTGGCTTGACTGATTTTGGTGTGCACAGCCAGCAGGCTATGCACTTCTGCCGCGGAGTGGAAGAGGCAAGTAAGTTTCTGCCTGACGAGAGTAAGCTTGTCATAGATCTTGAGAAGTCGGCATCTGTTGCAAGCTTGGTGGCTAATGTCAAAGAGGAGAAGAGGTTCTCAGAGGTCAAGACAGAGAAGGATGATGTTGAGGCAGCAATTCACAGGGGGAAGAAACATTTTTACGGTGATGACTTGGATGCAGAGGAAGGGAGGTGTAGTAAacattcagcagcagcagctattGATCCTGATCACCTTGTGCGAGACATGATGGACAAGGTCTTGCTGTGCAATGGAGAGATGTGCTCCAAAGGCGTCAGGGAGCTGCGTGAAGCCCTGCAACATGATGTTGGGAAGCATTCCCATGGGGGTCATGGAAAAGAGTCCGGACATGGCAAGGGCCGTGGCAAGAAGCAGCCGAAGAAAGAGGTGATTGACTTGGAAACTCTCCTCATCCACTGTGCTCAGTCTGTTGCCACCGATGATCGGCGTGGCGCAACTGAGCTCCTGAAGCAGATCAGGCAGCATGCATCTCCCAATGGTGATGGTGACCAGCGTTTGGCATACTGCTTTGCCAATGGTCTTGAGGCGAGGCTTGCTGGTAATGGGAGTCAGATTTACAAGTCTGTCGTAATGACACGGTTTCCCTGCACTGATGTGCTGAAAGCCTACCAGCTTTACTTAGCAGCTTGCCCATTCAAGAAGATATCTCATTTCTTTGCCAATCAAACAATTGTGAATGCTGTGGAGAAGGCGAAGAAAGTTCACATTGTCGACTATGGCATATACTACGGATTTCAGTGGCCGTGCCTCATTCAGCGGCTATCTACTAGGCCTGGTGGCCCTCCAAGACTCCGGATCACAGGAATTGACACACCTCAGCCTGGTTTTCGCCCAGCAGAGCGTATAGAGGAGACAGGAAGATACTTAAAAGATTATGCTCAGACCTTCAATGTCCCATTTGAGTTCCAAGCCATCCCATCTCGATTTGAGGCTGTTAAGATAGAGGATCTCCACATTGAGAAGGATGAGCTGCTGATTATCAACTGCATGTTCAGGTTCAAGACATTGATGGAAGAGAGCGTGGTGGCTGAGAGTCCAAGGAACATGGTCCTCAACACAATCAGGAAGATGAACCCACATATGTTCATCCATGGGATCATGAATGGATCTTACAATGCTCCATTCTTCGTGTCACGCTTCAGGGAAGCCTTGTTCCACTACTCTGCTATCTTTGACATGCTGGAGACAAACATTCCAAGGGACAACGAGCAGAGGCTGCTCATCGAGACGGCCCTGTTTGGGAGGGAGGCAATGAACGTGATCTCTTGCGAGGGACTGGAGAGGATGGAGAGGCCAGAGACTTACAAGCAGTGGCAGGTCCGGAATCAGAGGGCTGGGTTCAAGCAGCTGCCGATCAACCAGGACATCATGAAGCGTGCGCGGGAGAAGGTCAGGTGCTACCACAAGGACTTCATCATCGACGAGGACAACAAGTGGTTACTGCAAGGGTGGAAAGGGCGCATCCTGATGGCGCTGTCGACATGGAAACCAGATCACAAATCTTCTCAATAG
- the LOC120708624 gene encoding laccase-12-like gives MAASYLLPCSALVAVLVLLFSVGMAEGAIREYQFDVQMTNVTRLCSSKSIVTVNGQFPGPTVFAREGDLVVVRVVNHVPYNMSIHWHGIRQLRSGWADGPAYITQCPIQSGQSYVYKFAITGQRGTLWWHAHISWLRATVYGPIVILPKPGVPYPFPAPDKEVPIMFGEWWTADTEAVISQALQTGGGPNVSDAFTINGLPGPLYNCSAKDTFKLKVQPGKTYMLRIINAALNDELFFSIAGHRLTVVDVDAVYIKPITVETILITPGQTTNVLLTTKPSYPGATYYMLAAPYSTARPGTFDNTTVAGILEYKDPASPSPAAFNKNLPVLRPTLPQINDTSFVANYTGRLRSLATAEYPADVPREVDRRFLFTVGLGTHPCAVNGTCQGPTNDTRFAASVNNVSFVLPTTALLQAHFTGRSNGVYSPNFPAAPLVPFNYTGTPPNNTNVANGTKLVVLPYGASVELVMQGTSILGAESHPLHLHGFNFFVVGQGFGNFDPVKDPANYNLVDPVERNTVGVPAAGWVAIRFRADNPGVWFMHCHLEVHVSWGLKMAWLVLDGDRPNEKLLPPPSDLPKC, from the exons ATGGCTGCCTCCTACCTCCTCCCTTGCTCTGCCCTCGTCGCTGTGCTCGTGCTGCTCTTCTCCGTCGGCATGGCGGAGGGCGCCATTAGGGAGTACCAGTTCGAT GTGCAAATGACGAACGTGACGCGTCTGTGTAGCAGCAAGAGCATCGTGACGGTGAACGGGCAGTTCCCGGGGCCGACGGTGTTTGCGAGGGAGGGcgacctcgtcgtcgtccgcgtCGTCAACCACGTCCCCTACAACATGAGCATCCACTG GCACGGCATCCGGCAGCTGCGGAGCGGGTGGGCGGACGGGCCGGCGTACATCACGCAGTGCCCGATCCAGAGCGGGCAGAGCTACGTGTACAAGTTCGCCATCACGGGGCAGCGCGGCACGCTGTGGTGGCACGCGCACATCTCCTGGCTCCGCGCCACCGTCTACGGGCCCATCGTCATCCTCCCCAAGCCCGGCGTCCCCTACCCGTTCCCGGCGCCCGACAAGGAGGTCCCCATCATGTTCGGCGAGTGGTGGACGGCGGACACGGAGGCGGTGATCAGCCAGGCGCTCCAGACCGGCGGAGGCCCCAACGTCTCCGACGCGTTCACCATCAACGGCCTCCCTGGGCCGCTCTACAACTGCTCCGCCAAAG ACACGTTCAAGCTGAAGGTGCAGCCGGGAAAGACGTACATGCTCCGCATCATCAACGCTGCGCTCAATGACGAGCTCTTCTTCTCCATCGCCGGCCACCGGCTCACCGTCGTCGACGTCGACGCGGTCTACATCAAGCCCATCACTGTCGAGACCATCCTCATCACCCCGGGGCAGACCACCAACGTGCTCCTCACCACCAAGCCGTCGTACCCCGGCGCCACCTACTACATGCTGGCCGCGCCCTACTCCACTGCCAGGCCGGGCACCTTCGACAACACCACCGTCGCCGGCATCCTCGAGTACAAGGACCCCGCGTCCCCTTCCCCCGCGGCCTTCAACAAGAACCTCCCGGTGCTCCGGCCGACCCTGCCGCAGATCAACGACACGAGCTTCGTCGCCAACTACACGGGCAGGCTCCGCAGCCTCGCCACCGCGGAGTACCCCGCCGACGTGCCCCGGGAGGTGGACAGGCGGTTCCTCTTCACGGTCGGGCTGGGCACGCATCCGTGCGCCGTGAACGGCACGTGCCAGGGCCCCACCAACGACACCCGGTTCGCGGCGTCCGTGAACAACGTCTCCTTCGTGCTCCCCACGACGGCGCTGCTGCAGGCACACTTCACCGGCAGGTCCAACGGGGTGTACTCGCCCAACttcccggcggcgccgctggtCCCGTTCAACTACACGGGGACGCCGCCCAACAACACCAACGTGGCCAACGGGACCAAGCTGGTGGTGCTGCCCTACGGCGCCAGCGTGGAGCTGGTGATGCAGGGCACCAGCATCCTCGGCGCCGAGAGCCACCCGCTGCACCTCCACGGCTTCAACTTCTTCGTCGTCGGCCAAGGCTTCGGCAACTTCGACCCCGTCAAGGACCCGGCCAACTACAACCTCGTCGACCCCGTCGAGCGGAACACCGTCGGCGTGCCGGCGGCCGGCTGGGTAGCCATCCGATTCCGGGCAGACAATCCAG GGGTGTGGTTCATGCATTGCCACCTGGAGGTCCACGTCAGCTGGGGCCTGAAGATGGCGTGGCTGGTGCTGGACGGGGACCGCCCCAACGAGAAGCTGCTGCCTCCGCCGTCCGATCTCCCCAAATGCTAA
- the LOC120708623 gene encoding laccase-4-like — protein MAMALSSSSALPCSLLMAALMLLASIAQVQGITRYYDFNVTMANVTRLCATKSIVTVNGQFPGPKLVAREGDRVVIRVTNHAQHNISLHWHGIRQLRTGWADGPAYITQCPIQTGQSYVYNFTVTGQRGTLWWHAHISWLRATVYGPLVILPKLGVPYPFPAPYKEVPVIFGEWWQADTEVVVKQALQTGGGPNVSDAHIINGLPGPLYNCSAKDTYKLKVKPGKTYMLRLINAALNDELFFSVANHSLTVVEVDAVYVKPFTVDTLIIGPGQTTNVLLTAKPFYPGANYYMSAAPYSAARPGTFDNTTVAGILEYEYPDAPAAASFNKALPLHKPALPALNDTNFVGNFTAKLRSLATKQYPAAVPKAVDRRFFFTVGLGTHPCPANTTCQGPTNTTQFAASMNNVSFVLPTRALLHSHFTGLSSGVYSPDFPVSPLTPFNYTGTPPNNTNVASGTKLMVIPYGASVELVMQGTSILGIESHPLHLHGFNFFVVGQGYGNYDPVNDPAKFNLVDPVERNTVGVPAGGWVAIRFLADNPGVWFMHCHLEVHTTWGLRMAWLVLDGSLPHQKLLPPPSDLPKC, from the exons atggccatggcgctctcctcctcttccgctCTTCCGTGCTCCCTCCTCATGGCGGCCCTGATGCTCCTCGCCTCCATCGCCCAAGTGCAAGGCATCACCAGATACTACGACTTCAAT GTGACAATGGCGAACGTGACACGGCTGTGCGCCACCAAGAGCATCGTCACGGTGAACGGGCAGTTCCCCGGCCCCAAGCTCGTCGCCAGGGAAGGCGACCGCGTCGTCATCCGCGTCACCAACCACGCCCAGCACAACATCTCGCTGCACTG GCACGGCATCCGGCAGCTGCGGACGGGGTGGGCGGACGGCCCGGCGTACATCACGCAGTGCCCGATCCAGACGGGGCAGAGCTACGTGTACAACTTCACCGTCACCGGGCAGCGCGGCACGCTGTGGTGGCACGCGCACATCTCCTGGCTGCGCGCCACCGTCTACGGGCCCCTCGTCATCCTCCCCAAGCTCGGCGTGCCCTACCCGTTCCCGGCGCCCTACAAGGAGGTCCCCGTCATCTTCG GTGAGTGGTGGCAGGCGGACACGGAGGTGGTGGTCAAGCAGGCGCTCCAGACCGGCGGCGGGCCGAATGTCTCCGACGCCCACATCATCAACGGCCTCCCAGGACCGCTCTACAACTGCTCAGCCAAAG ACACGTACAAGCTCAAGGTGAAGCCCGGGAAGACGTACATGCTGCGCCTCATCAACGCCGCGCTCAACGACGAGCTCTTCTTCTCCGTCGCCAACCACTCGCTCACCGTCGTCGAGGTCGACGCCGTCTACGTCAAGCCGTTCACCGTCGACACCCTGATCATCGGCCCGGGCCAGACCACCAACGTGCTCCTCACCGCGAAGCCCTTCTACCCCGGCGCCAACTACTACATGTCCGCCGCGCCCTACTCCGCCGCCAGGCCGGGCACCTTCGACAACACCACCGTCGCCGGCATCCTCGAGTACGAGTACCCcgacgcccccgccgcggcgagcTTCAACAAGGCCCTGCCACTGCACAAGCCAGCGCTGCCGGCGCTCAACGACACCAACTTCGTCGGCAACTTCACGGCGAAGCTCCGCAGCCTCGCGACCAAGCAGTACCCGGCGGCCGTGCCCAAGGCGGTGGACAGGAGGTTCTTCTTCACGGTGGGGCTGGGCACGCACCCGTGCCCCGCCAACACGACGTGCCAGGGGCCCACCAACACGACGCAGTTCGCGGCGTCCATGAACAACGTCTCCTTCGTGCTCCCCACCAGGGCGCTGCTGCACTCGCACTTCACCGGCCTGTCCAGCGGCGTCTATTCGCCGGACTTCCCCGTGTCGCCCCTGACGCCGTTCAACTACACGGGGACGCCGCCCAACAACACCAACGTGGCCAGCGGGACCAAGCTGATGGTGATCCCGTACGGCGCCAGCGTGGAGCTGGTGATGCAGGGCACCAGCATCCTGGGCATCGAGAGCCACCCGCTGCACCTCCACGGCTTCAACTTCTTCGTCGTCGGCCAAGGGTACGGCAACTACGACCCCGTCAACGACCCGGCCAAGTTCAACCTCGTCGACCCCGTCGAGCGGAACACCGTCGGCGTGCCGGCCGGCGGCTGGGTGGCCATCCGGTTCCTTGCAGACAACCCCG GTGTCTGGTTCATGCACTGCCATTTGGAGGTGCACACGACGTGGGGCCTCAGGATGGCATGGCTGGTGCTCGACGGCAGCCTCCCGCACCAGAAGCTGCTCCCTCCACCGTCCGATCTTCCCAAGTGTTAA